One genomic segment of Musa acuminata AAA Group cultivar baxijiao chromosome BXJ3-3, Cavendish_Baxijiao_AAA, whole genome shotgun sequence includes these proteins:
- the LOC103978586 gene encoding ABC transporter B family member 20 yields the protein MMVSRGLFGWSPPHVQPLTPVSEVSEPPESPSPYMDNGADTVPVEDDGAVDEVEEIEPPPATVPFSRLFACADGVDWALMAVGAVAAAAHGMALVIYLHFFGRAINLLNSQSDNSEMHANGDLLFRKFKDHALYIIYIAVGVFVAGWIEVSCWILTGERQTAVIRSKYVQVLLNQDMSFFDTYGNNGDIVSQVLSDVLLIQSALSEKVGNYIHNMATFFGGLIIGLINCWQIALLTLATGPFIVAAGGISNIFLHRLAENIQDAYAEAASIAEQAISYIRTLYAFTNETLAKYSYATSLQATLRYGILISLVQGLGLGFTYGLAICSCALQLWVGRFLISHGKANGGEIVTALFAVILSGLGLNQAATNFYSFEQGRIAAYRLYEMISRSNSTVNQDGNTLDSVQGNIEFRNVYFSYLSRPEIPILSGFYLTVPARKTVALVGRNGSGKSSIIPLMERFYDPTLGEVLLDGENIKHLKLEWLRSQIGLVTQEPALLSLSIRDNIAYGRSATSDQIEEAAKTAHAHTFISSLEMGYETQVGRAGLALTEEQKIKISIARAVLSNPSILLLDEVTGGLDFEAERAVQEALDILMLGRSTIIIARRLSLIRNADYIAVMEEGQLVEMGTHDELLNLDGLYAELLRCEEAAKLPKRMPIRNYKDPSSFQIEKDSSGSQSLQEPSSPKMSKSPSLQRAHGFHAIRQPDASYNSHESPKSQSPPSELMVENGMSLIPSERAPTIKRQDSFEMMLPELPKIDVHSINRQSSNTSDPESPISPLLTSDPKNERSHSKTFSRPLNQFDHVYTKEEMKDLQRHKPPSFWRLTELSFAEWLYALLGSTGAAIFGSFNPLLAYTIALIVAAYYRIDVRDIHNEVNKWCLIIACMGIITVVANFLQHFYFGIMGEKMTERVRRMMFSAMLRNEVGWFDEEENSADTLSMRLANDATFVRAAFSNRLSIFIQDTSAVVVAILIGMLLEWRVALVALATLPILTVSAVAQKMWLAGFSRGIQEMHRKASLVLEDAVRNIYTVVAFCAGNKIMELYRLQLSRILKQSFIHGMAIGFAFGFSQFLLFACNSLLLWYTAFSVDKGYLTIATALKEYIVFSFATFALVEPFGLAPYILKRQKSLTSVFEIIDRVPSIDPDDNTGLKPPNIYGSIELKNVDFCYPTRPEVMVLSNFSLKVSGGQTVAVVGVSGSGKSTIISLIERFYDPVAGQILLDGRDLKLFNLRWLRGHMGLVQQEPVIFSTTIRENIIYARHNATEAEMKEAARIANAHHFISSLPHGYDTHVGMRGVDLTPGQKQRIAIARVVLKNAPILLLDEASSAIESESSRVVQEALGTLIMGNKTTILIAHRAAMMRHVDNIVVLNGGRIVEHGTHESLVQTNGLYVRLMQPHFSKGLRQHRLV from the exons ATTTCTTTGGGAGGGCCATCAACTTGCTCAACTCGCAGAGCGACAACTCCGAGATGCACGCTAATGGGGATCTGCTGTTTAGAAAATTCAAGGAT CATGCCCTATACATTATTTATATAGCTGTTGGAGTATTTGTTGCCGGTTGGATAG AGGTCTCATGCTGGATTCTCACTGGAGAGAGGCAGACTGCAGTCATAAGGTCAAAGTATGTCCAAGTCCTGCTGAACCAGGACATGAGCTTTTTTGATACCTATGGAAACAATGGAGATATAGTTAGTCAAGTGTTGAGTGATGTGCTGCTCATCCAATCTGCTTTAAGTGAAAAA GTTGGGAACTATATTCATAACATGGCAACGTTCTTTGGTGGTCTTATCATTGGTTTGATCAACTGTTGGCAGATAGCACTTCTAACACTAGCAACTGGTCCTTTCATTGTTGCAGCAGGAGGaatatcaaatatttttcttCATAGACTTGCTGAAAATATTCAGGATGCATATGCTGAAGCAGCAAGCATCGCAGAACAG GCAATCTCATATATTAGGACATTGTATGCCTTTACAAATGAAACTCTTGCAAAGTACTCCTATGCAACCTCACTTCAAGCTACGCTACGCTATGGGATATTGATTAGTCTTGTGCAAGGTCTCGGTCTTGGATTCACATATGGACTTGCTATATGTTCTTGTGCTTTACAACTTTGGGTTGGAAGGTTTCTGATTTCACATGGAAAAGCCAATGGTGGTGAAATTGTGACAGCTTTATTTGCTGTAATTTTAAGTGGCCT TGGACTAAATCAAGCAGCTACGAACTTCTATTCATTTGAGCAAGGGAGAATTGCTGCTTACAGACTTTATGAGATGATAAGCCGTTCAAATTCTACTGTTAATCAGGATGGCAACACCCTAGATTCAGTGCAAGGAAATATTGAGTTCAGGAATGTATATTTCAGTTATCTTTCTCGGCCAGAAATCCCCATACTAAGTGGTTTCTACCTAACTGTACCTGCTAGAAAAACTGTGGCCCTTGTTGGTAGGAATGGTTCCGGGAAAAGCAGTATAATTCCTCTCATGGAGCGTTTCTATGATCCCACGTTAG GGGAAGTTCTATTGGATGGAGAGAATATAAAACATCTAAAGCTGGAATGGTTGAGAAGCCAAATAGGACTAGTCACCCAGGAGCCAGCTTTGTTAAGTTTAAGCATCAGGGATAATATAGCCTACGGACGATCTGCTACATCTGATCAGATTGAAGAAGCTGCTAAAACAGCTCATGCACATACATTCATTAGTTCACTTGAAATGGGATATGAAACACAG GTTGGTAGGGCTGGTTTGGCATTGactgaagaacagaaaataaagatATCAATTGCTCGTGCTGTGCTTTCAAACCCTTCTATTCTTTTACTAGACGAGGTCACCGGTGGACTAGATTTTGAGGCAGAAAGGGCTGTTCAAGAGGCATTGGATATTCTTATGCTGGGAAGGTCCACTATAATAATAGCTAGACGCCTTAGTCTTATCCGCAATGCTGATTATATTGCAGTAATGGAGGAGGGTCAACTTGTGGAAATGGGTACCCATGATGAATTGCTGAATCTTGATGGCTTGTATGCAGAACTTTTGAGATGCGAGGAGGCAGCAAAGCTTCCTAAGAG GATGCCCATCAGGAACTATAAAGATCCCTCAAGTTTTCAAATTGAGAAGGATTCATCAGGAAGTCAAAGTCTACAGGAACCATCTTCTCCTAAAATGTCAAAATCACCTTCTCTTCAGAGAGCACATGGTTTTCATGCAATTAGGCAGCCGGATGCCAGTTATAACTCGCACGAGTCACCAAAGAGTCAAAGCCCACCCTCAGAGCTTATGGTGGAAAATGGAATGTCCTTGATACCATCTGAAAGAGCTCCAACTATCAAAAGACAGGACAGTTTTGAGATGATGTTGCCCGAGCTTCCTAAAATAGATGTCCATTCCATAAACCGACAATCTTCAAATACTTCAGACCCAGAATCTCCTATTTCTCCATTACTCACATCTGATCCTAAAAATGAGCGTTCTCATTCTAAGACTTTCAGCCGTCCCCTTAATCAGTTTGATCATGTGTACACTAAAGAGGAGATGAAGGACCTTCAGCGCCACAAACCTCCATCCTTCTGGAGGCTTACTGAACTCAGTTTTGCTGAGTGGCTTTACGCTCTTCTAGGAAGCACTGGTGCCGCAATTTTTGGATCATTTAATCCTCTCCTTGCTTACACTATTGCACTTATAGTGGCAGCATATTACAGAATAGATGTCCGTGATATCCATAATGAAGTGAACAAGTGGTGCTTGATCATTGCATGTATGGGTATCATCACAGTGGTTGCAAACTTTTTGCAGCACTTCTATTTTGGTATAATGGGGGAGAAAATGACCGAGCGAGTTAGGAGGATGATGTTCTCAG CAATGTTGCGGAATGAAGTTGGATGGTTTGATGAAGAAGAGAATAGTGCTGATACATTGTCCATGCGTTTGGCTAATGATGCAACATTTGTTCGTGCTGCATTCAGCAACCGGCTTTCCATATTCATACAGGACACTTCTGCAGTTGTTGTTGCCATTCTTATAGGTATGCTGCTAGAATGGCGGGTGGCACTAGTTGCACTTGCAACTCTACCCATCCTAACAGTTTCTGCTGTTGCACAG AAAATGTGGCTTGCTGGATTTTCCAGAGGAATTCAAGAGATGCACAGGAAAGCCTCGTTGGTTCTTGAAGATGCAGTTAGAAACATTTATACTGTTGTTGCATTTTGTGCTGGTAACAAGATAATGGAGCTTTACAGATTGCAGCTTAGTAGAATACTAAAACAGAGTTTCATTCATGGAATGGCAATCGGGTTTGCTTTTGGCTTCTCACAGTTCCTTCTTTTTGCCTGcaactctcttcttctttggtataCTGCTTTTTCTGTGGACAAAGGTTATCTAACGATAGCCACAGCACTTAAAGAGTATATCGTTTTCTCTTTTGCAACCTTTGCTCTGGTGGAGCCATTTGGCCTTGCTCCTTATATACTAAAACGGCAGAAGTCACTTACCTCAGTATTTGAGATCATAGACCGTGTACCAAGTATCGATCCAGATGACAACACTGGCCTAAAACCGCCTAATATTTATGGGAGCATCgagcttaaaaatgttgatttctgCTATCCAACCCGACCTGAGGTGATGGTTCTCAGCAATTTCAGTCTTAAAGTGAGTGGGGGACAAACAGTGGCAGTGGTGGGGGTGTCAGGATCTGGTAAAAGCACAATAATATCTTTAATCGAGAGATTTTATGACCCTGTTGCTGGCCAAATTTTGTTGGATGGCCGGGATTTGAAGCTTTTCAATTTGAGATGGTTGCGGGGGCACATGGGTCTGGTTCAACAGGAACCAGTTATATTTTCAACAACCATTAGAGAGAATATCATCTATGCGAGGCATAATGCAACGGAGGCTGAGATGAAAGAAGCTGCAAGGATAGCAAATGCGCACCACTTCATCAGCAGCTTGCCACATGGTTATGACACACACGTGGGCATGAGAGGAGTTGACTTGACGCCTGGACAGAAGCAGCGGATTGCCATTGCTAGGGTAGTACTAAAGAATGCACCTATATTGTTATTGGATGAGGCAAGCTCTGCAATTGAATCCGAGTCGAGTCGAGTGGTGCAGGAGGCACTTGGCACACTGATCATGGGGAACAAGACAACTATTCTTATTGCACATAGGGCAGCGATGATGAGGCATGTGGACAACATTGTCGTTCTGAATGGTGGTAGGATAGTTGAACATGGCACCCATGAGTCGTTGGTGCAGACGAACGGTTTGTATGTGAGGTTGATGCAACCTCATTTCAGCAAAGGCCTACGGCAGCATCGGCTTGTCTAG